From Pseudanabaena sp. PCC 6802, one genomic window encodes:
- a CDS encoding methyl-accepting chemotaxis protein — translation MSNARYEGALEAYRAGRYEDAIQQLLELLREDPENPELHVSLADSYRYAGQVDNANWHYQQVFKLSDDPELISYAVGAVVPSAQVSREKVAASDRSSEPKSNPKGVEHNQSSDRPARAADRDSARSDELDDVDSDFADLSHLPSPMSSDANDGADSPKPAISVDTPANPGHSTKTSARSTRQKHKKSDRSTQLHLKVVGLAIALAAIPVTAVGLTAYYLSSQSLRQEVKRAQEYKATSLSRNLHRFLLNQYENAKMLGGLFTNSDTPAKPKLRQKLQLQNRLNLYKQAYKSFDGIAIFDTSGKLVAQSSGNSIPSTIDPKTLQRVMRGNTTVIAKPTAVEQTYVIDFAAPIANPATQRVELAIQARMTLPHLLDALGGNEAGNFFVVNADGNYVLATDTSLIGKDATGNYPVVLKELLAANSIDTKEAILDGEKKLLSYVPPVQLAGLPELNWRSLTSIDENKALASLRGVWELCLIGAVLSLILVGAIAYFISRLWINRIRTAKNTVEEVLADRANLDNARDDLDALLKGVEEIANLQDLFEQQTIEGQHLQQQRTQLFKALQKLAQVETADLQISNESISFLVEKVQAQLAQRDSKDIAYLQQLIAQQHADQERRQQQSTAILHTIQELNRSNSEAIAQTIAQIGRLTTSTDARSEPGELTISDRSIDAIAARVAQFDRTNTVPNTLTSEQGGQEIGDLVLQLIDQQRAERDRLQQQTTEILHAIQALNRSDTSSQEPQEITISDRSLNSLAERVQAQIGQRDISELLLQLAERQQAEQERLQRQSAEILSALQALSQSNNQLSDRLIAQTASQAPTQPELQELTISEASINSMAERVQARIAQPEIGDRLQALQQLVEQQYAERQHQQEQTAEILNAIQELSQSNARLNVELSDRLNERLTEQFANQAPTQPEPQDLSISEASIDALANRVTDRVTDRMAGPDVDRDVSDILQQLIEQQHAAQEQSQQQSESILSAIQQLAEATKEPPESIVSDRSIDLLVSRLQAQFPLQTSADETELEAIEQLRALEARPEDELSKAFDDVFDKLDELDELDEILQASQPKSTLEQSGPIPAGIPALSGMAPEQLKQAIAQATSYLQRIEAALRHSEQATAQISADAIRQVDEITCTVDFLQTMAASIQSAADMADRFASTAHTASDSALTSNQAIEQSAEAIAQLRATIAATAKKVKRLGESSQHISKVSALINEVAVRTNYLAINASLEASRSGSDSRGFTNIAEEVGELATRSAAATKEIEELIDNIQADSGEVINFMELGTTQVVECTQLVEAAKQNLQQIAIASQQINQLAEPMVEFTASQTTNSGSIANLIQDIAHISQRTTRSSQQLNQSLQDTAESLEQLRLTVSQLELEQ, via the coding sequence ATGAGCAATGCCCGTTATGAGGGAGCCTTAGAAGCTTACAGAGCAGGTCGCTATGAGGATGCCATCCAACAGCTCCTAGAGCTTTTGCGCGAAGATCCCGAAAATCCGGAGTTGCATGTCTCCCTAGCCGACTCTTATCGTTATGCCGGTCAAGTTGATAATGCCAATTGGCATTATCAGCAAGTATTTAAACTGAGCGACGATCCTGAATTAATCAGCTATGCTGTGGGGGCAGTGGTACCTAGCGCGCAGGTGTCGCGAGAGAAAGTTGCTGCAAGCGATCGCTCTAGCGAACCTAAATCTAACCCCAAAGGTGTCGAACACAATCAAAGTAGCGATCGCCCTGCGCGTGCCGCAGATCGGGATTCTGCACGGAGCGACGAACTGGATGATGTTGACAGCGACTTTGCAGACCTAAGTCACCTACCGAGTCCTATGAGTAGCGATGCCAACGACGGCGCAGATAGCCCCAAACCAGCAATATCTGTCGATACTCCTGCCAATCCAGGGCATTCGACCAAAACAAGTGCTAGGTCGACTCGTCAAAAGCATAAGAAAAGCGATCGTTCCACTCAACTACATCTTAAAGTTGTGGGTTTGGCGATCGCGCTTGCGGCTATTCCCGTTACGGCAGTTGGGCTTACGGCCTACTACCTGAGCAGTCAATCGCTGCGACAAGAAGTTAAGCGCGCTCAGGAGTATAAAGCAACCAGCCTGTCCAGGAACCTGCACCGCTTTTTACTGAACCAGTATGAAAATGCCAAAATGCTGGGGGGGCTGTTTACAAACTCTGACACGCCAGCTAAACCCAAGCTGCGTCAGAAACTCCAGCTTCAAAATCGCTTAAATCTTTACAAGCAAGCCTACAAAAGTTTTGATGGCATTGCCATATTCGATACCAGTGGCAAATTGGTGGCGCAGTCTTCAGGTAACTCCATTCCCAGCACCATCGACCCAAAAACTCTGCAAAGGGTGATGCGAGGGAACACGACTGTAATTGCCAAACCCACAGCCGTGGAGCAAACCTATGTCATAGACTTTGCTGCTCCCATTGCTAATCCTGCCACCCAGCGAGTCGAATTAGCAATCCAAGCCCGTATGACGTTGCCTCACTTGCTTGACGCGCTGGGGGGTAATGAAGCTGGTAACTTCTTTGTGGTTAACGCCGATGGTAATTATGTCCTGGCGACCGATACGAGTTTAATTGGCAAAGATGCTACGGGGAACTACCCCGTCGTGCTTAAAGAGTTACTGGCGGCAAACTCCATCGATACCAAAGAAGCGATCCTGGATGGGGAGAAAAAACTATTGTCCTATGTGCCACCAGTCCAACTGGCGGGCTTACCAGAACTAAATTGGCGATCGCTGACCAGTATCGATGAAAACAAGGCACTGGCTTCTTTAAGGGGAGTATGGGAACTGTGCCTGATCGGTGCAGTTTTATCTCTAATTCTGGTAGGAGCGATCGCTTATTTCATCTCCCGCCTATGGATTAATCGCATCAGGACTGCCAAAAATACAGTGGAGGAAGTTTTGGCGGATCGTGCCAATTTAGACAACGCTCGAGACGATCTCGATGCCTTACTTAAAGGCGTAGAAGAAATTGCCAATTTGCAGGATTTGTTCGAGCAGCAAACAATAGAGGGACAACACCTGCAACAGCAGAGGACGCAACTGTTTAAAGCCCTACAAAAGCTAGCTCAGGTGGAGACTGCGGATCTGCAAATCTCTAACGAGAGTATTAGTTTTCTGGTGGAAAAAGTCCAGGCACAGCTTGCCCAACGGGACAGCAAAGATATCGCATACCTACAACAACTGATCGCTCAACAACATGCCGACCAGGAAAGGCGACAACAGCAGTCCACCGCCATCTTGCATACAATTCAGGAACTCAACCGCTCCAACTCCGAGGCGATCGCCCAAACAATTGCCCAGATCGGACGTTTAACAACTTCAACGGACGCACGATCGGAGCCTGGAGAGCTGACAATTTCCGATCGCAGTATTGACGCGATCGCTGCAAGAGTAGCCCAGTTCGATCGAACCAATACTGTCCCCAATACCCTAACGAGCGAGCAAGGTGGGCAAGAGATTGGCGATCTGGTGCTGCAATTAATCGACCAACAACGTGCGGAACGCGATCGGCTGCAACAGCAAACTACAGAAATATTGCACGCGATTCAAGCCCTAAACCGATCCGATACAAGTTCCCAAGAACCTCAAGAAATAACGATTTCCGATCGCAGTCTCAACTCCCTCGCGGAGAGGGTACAGGCTCAGATCGGACAGCGCGACATCAGCGAGTTGTTGTTGCAATTAGCCGAGCGGCAGCAAGCAGAGCAAGAGAGGCTCCAGCGGCAGTCCGCAGAAATATTGAGCGCATTGCAAGCCCTCAGTCAATCGAATAACCAGTTAAGCGATCGATTAATCGCGCAAACTGCAAGCCAAGCGCCAACCCAGCCAGAACTCCAGGAACTTACCATTTCTGAAGCTAGTATTAATTCCATGGCAGAGAGAGTGCAGGCACGGATCGCCCAGCCGGAGATCGGCGATCGCTTGCAAGCTCTGCAACAGCTAGTCGAGCAGCAATACGCCGAGCGGCAACACCAACAGGAGCAGACTGCGGAAATATTAAATGCCATCCAGGAATTGAGTCAATCGAATGCCAGGTTAAATGTTGAGTTAAGCGATCGGCTAAACGAACGTCTGACCGAGCAGTTCGCAAACCAAGCTCCAACGCAGCCAGAACCTCAGGATCTGAGCATTTCGGAAGCCAGTATTGATGCTTTGGCAAACAGAGTAACTGACAGAGTAACCGATCGAATGGCTGGGCCAGATGTCGATCGCGATGTTAGCGACATCCTGCAACAACTGATCGAGCAACAACACGCGGCACAGGAGCAATCGCAACAGCAATCTGAGAGCATATTGAGTGCAATTCAGCAATTAGCCGAAGCAACCAAAGAGCCACCTGAATCGATCGTTTCCGATCGCAGTATCGATCTGCTCGTGTCCAGGTTGCAAGCCCAGTTCCCGCTACAAACCTCAGCAGATGAAACGGAACTGGAGGCGATCGAGCAACTCCGAGCGCTAGAAGCAAGACCTGAGGACGAGCTTAGCAAAGCATTTGATGATGTATTCGATAAGCTAGACGAGCTAGATGAGCTTGATGAAATCCTGCAAGCCAGTCAACCTAAATCTACTCTCGAGCAGTCCGGTCCTATACCTGCTGGCATCCCCGCTTTGTCTGGTATGGCACCCGAACAACTGAAGCAGGCGATCGCTCAGGCGACAAGTTACTTGCAAAGGATCGAAGCCGCGCTTCGTCATAGCGAACAAGCAACGGCACAGATTTCCGCCGATGCCATCAGGCAGGTTGATGAAATTACTTGCACGGTCGACTTCCTGCAAACTATGGCCGCTTCTATACAGTCAGCGGCTGATATGGCAGATCGCTTTGCCAGCACTGCCCATACCGCTTCAGACTCTGCCCTCACTAGCAACCAGGCAATCGAGCAGAGCGCCGAAGCGATCGCCCAGCTTCGTGCCACAATTGCCGCCACCGCGAAAAAAGTTAAGCGCTTAGGGGAATCATCACAACATATCTCGAAGGTTTCGGCTTTGATTAATGAAGTGGCAGTCCGCACAAACTATTTAGCGATTAATGCTAGTTTAGAAGCATCCCGTAGCGGGTCAGATAGTCGTGGTTTTACTAACATTGCCGAGGAAGTCGGAGAGCTAGCTACCCGTTCCGCTGCGGCTACCAAGGAAATTGAGGAACTGATTGATAACATTCAAGCAGACTCGGGTGAAGTAATTAATTTTATGGAGTTAGGCACGACACAGGTAGTTGAATGCACGCAGCTAGTCGAGGCAGCAAAACAAAATCTGCAGCAAATTGCGATCGCCTCCCAGCAGATTAACCAGCTTGCAGAACCAATGGTGGAATTTACGGCATCGCAAACAACCAACTCCGGTTCGATCGCCAACTTAATTCAAGATATTGCCCACATATCTCAACGCACGACGAGATCGTCACAGCAACTAAACCAGTCTTTGCAAGACACCGCAGAATCACTAGAACAGTTGAGGCTAACAGTGAGTCAGCTAGAACTCGAACAGTAA
- a CDS encoding 1,9-bis(guanidino)-5-aza-nonane synthase translates to MKREQLLTQTVEHIDIKAFDVVGLVDAMAQTAFQGRNLGRAARIYDEMIRDKDCAIILCLAGSLFSAGLKGVVYDLIENNMVDTIVSTGANIVDQDFFEALGFRHYVGDPLANDEVLREERIDRIYDTYIDEDQLRVCDMTIAEIAESLPPRPHSSREFIHAMGEYLDKHAKNRHSVVLAAYKHQVPIFVPAFSDCSAGFGLVHHQWYSPESHLTIDSVRDFRELTQCKLASPHTGLFMIGGGVPKNFAQDTVVAAELLGFETAMHKYAVQVTVADERDGALSGSTLREAHSWGKVDIVTEQMVFAEATLAMPLITGYAYGKGNWRDRPARRLTKLFQSQPNKVLATAGV, encoded by the coding sequence ATGAAACGCGAACAGTTACTTACTCAAACCGTAGAACACATTGATATCAAGGCTTTTGATGTTGTGGGGTTAGTCGATGCTATGGCGCAAACCGCATTTCAAGGCAGAAATTTGGGGCGCGCCGCCCGCATCTACGATGAAATGATCCGGGACAAAGACTGCGCCATTATTTTATGCCTGGCTGGTTCTTTGTTCAGCGCTGGTTTGAAGGGGGTAGTGTACGACCTGATCGAAAACAATATGGTGGATACGATCGTTTCCACTGGAGCCAATATTGTCGATCAGGACTTTTTTGAGGCGCTCGGCTTCCGTCATTATGTTGGCGATCCGTTGGCAAATGATGAGGTGCTGCGCGAGGAGCGCATCGATCGCATCTACGACACCTACATCGACGAAGATCAGTTGCGCGTTTGCGATATGACGATCGCAGAAATTGCCGAGTCGTTGCCGCCGCGCCCCCATTCTTCGCGGGAGTTCATCCATGCTATGGGCGAATATCTCGACAAACACGCTAAGAATCGGCATTCCGTGGTGCTGGCTGCTTACAAGCATCAGGTGCCTATTTTCGTACCAGCCTTTAGCGATTGCTCGGCTGGGTTTGGCCTGGTACACCATCAGTGGTACTCGCCCGAATCGCATCTGACCATAGACTCGGTACGCGACTTCCGCGAACTGACTCAATGCAAGCTGGCTTCGCCCCATACGGGTCTATTTATGATCGGTGGCGGCGTGCCCAAGAACTTTGCGCAGGATACGGTGGTTGCCGCCGAACTGTTGGGCTTTGAAACCGCCATGCACAAGTACGCCGTCCAGGTTACCGTAGCCGACGAGCGCGATGGCGCTTTGTCTGGTTCTACCCTGCGCGAAGCTCATTCCTGGGGTAAGGTAGACATCGTCACCGAGCAAATGGTATTTGCCGAAGCAACCTTGGCAATGCCGCTAATTACTGGCTATGCCTATGGCAAAGGTAACTGGCGCGATCGCCCAGCCCGCCGTCTGACCAAGCTGTTCCAGTCACAACCAAACAAGGTACTGGCCACCGCTGGGGTTTAG
- a CDS encoding AAA family ATPase, translating into MPSSPEELQRYVQAAAVFTPSAPIDSQDLFAGRFEQISQVISAVSQKGQHVILYGERGVGKTSLANVISQIMRSVSGQEVHSAIVNCDGIDDFTSLWQKIFREVDSLRAHADTPPQEITPESIRYILQRNPGKTIVVIDELDRLGNGRVATELLADTIKTLSDHLVDTTLILVGVADSVNELIAEHASIERSLVQVQMPRMSVSELYELLDKRFGLLKIEVPEQIKKRIAFLSQGLPSYTHLLALHASQKAIARSSKSIEDSDLDSAIRVAVDKAYQSILNAYHQATSSSRETIYAQVLLACALAKKDNLGFFVPPDVVTPMSLIMGKKYRTSGFARHLSDFCEDKRGKVLCKRGSERNYKFRFVNPMMQPYVIMSGLAKNLISQEDLFSFSQP; encoded by the coding sequence GTGCCATCTAGTCCTGAGGAGCTACAACGTTACGTACAAGCTGCTGCGGTATTTACCCCAAGCGCTCCGATTGATAGTCAAGACCTATTTGCTGGGAGATTTGAACAAATTAGCCAGGTCATTAGCGCTGTATCTCAAAAAGGTCAGCATGTCATCCTGTACGGCGAGCGGGGAGTAGGAAAAACCTCACTTGCTAATGTTATTTCTCAGATTATGCGTAGCGTTTCAGGACAGGAAGTTCATTCTGCTATCGTAAATTGTGATGGCATAGATGACTTCACCTCTCTATGGCAAAAAATATTCCGTGAGGTAGATTCTTTGAGAGCACATGCTGACACTCCTCCCCAAGAAATTACACCAGAATCTATTAGATATATTCTGCAAAGAAATCCTGGTAAAACCATTGTTGTTATTGATGAGCTAGACAGACTTGGTAACGGGCGTGTTGCTACTGAGTTATTAGCTGACACAATTAAAACGCTATCCGATCACCTGGTTGATACCACTCTCATTCTTGTTGGTGTTGCTGATTCCGTTAATGAACTCATTGCCGAACATGCATCGATAGAAAGGTCTTTAGTTCAAGTTCAAATGCCTAGAATGTCTGTAAGCGAGCTATATGAACTACTTGATAAGAGATTTGGCTTGCTCAAAATAGAGGTGCCGGAACAAATTAAGAAACGTATTGCGTTTTTGTCCCAAGGTTTACCAAGCTACACGCATTTGCTAGCACTACATGCTTCCCAAAAAGCAATTGCTAGAAGCTCTAAAAGTATCGAAGATTCAGACTTGGATTCAGCAATTCGAGTAGCTGTTGATAAAGCCTATCAAAGTATTCTTAATGCTTATCATCAGGCTACATCTAGTTCTAGGGAAACTATTTATGCACAAGTCTTACTAGCCTGTGCTTTAGCCAAAAAAGATAATTTGGGTTTCTTTGTCCCACCTGATGTTGTAACTCCCATGTCTCTAATCATGGGTAAAAAGTATCGCACTTCAGGTTTTGCTCGTCATCTTAGTGATTTCTGTGAAGATAAAAGAGGCAAGGTTTTGTGTAAGAGAGGAAGTGAAAGAAATTACAAATTTCGATTTGTCAATCCCATGATGCAACCGTATGTAATTATGAGTGGCTTGGCAAAAAATCTAATCAGTCAGGAAGATCTCTTTAGCTTTTCTCAGCCATGA
- a CDS encoding ISKra4 family transposase (programmed frameshift), which produces MTPEQEKEMQAHVQAIAAILYQNTPSEQLTSLEGIEIAVRQQILEHVSPEIGFFIRTVTGTEAGRRRRVQSSIGQLHLTQKQAQKLKVAPYSQVSPYVERCSLILSANVSYEQAAKDLAMLMGVQISRSTQQRLVHRHEFSPLEVEESVEELSVDGGRIRLRTPLGQPSEWKDYKAVNLHGQAIFATFQDNIALTDWVNRQPLADMVTCIGDGHDGIWNIIAQISIPDSRYEILDWFHLVENLHKIEATAQLLTGVEAFLWRGNVTAAIAELNHLASPQSINFIAYLHKHRHRIPDYWYFQTEQICSIGSGAVESAVKQIARRIKISGAQWNRDNVPQVLKHRSAYLNGSLNLALQN; this is translated from the exons ATGACTCCAGAGCAGGAAAAAGAAATGCAAGCGCACGTTCAAGCTATTGCCGCCATCCTTTATCAGAATACACCATCGGAACAACTAACCAGCTTGGAAGGGATCGAAATCGCTGTGCGGCAGCAAATCCTCGAACATGTCAGCCCAGAAATAGGG TTTTTTATCCGCACAGTTACGGGCACAGAAGCAGGACGCCGCAGGCGAGTGCAAAGCAGCATCGGACAGCTCCACCTCACGCAAAAGCAAGCGCAGAAGCTCAAAGTAGCCCCCTATAGCCAGGTGAGCCCGTATGTGGAAAGATGTAGCCTGATCTTGAGTGCGAATGTATCCTACGAACAAGCCGCCAAAGACTTAGCCATGTTGATGGGAGTGCAAATATCGCGCAGTACACAACAGCGCCTGGTGCATCGCCATGAATTTAGCCCCCTAGAGGTAGAAGAGTCGGTCGAGGAATTAAGTGTCGATGGAGGCAGAATCAGACTGCGCACGCCACTTGGACAGCCAAGTGAGTGGAAGGACTATAAAGCTGTGAACTTGCATGGACAAGCCATATTTGCCACATTTCAAGATAACATTGCCTTAACAGACTGGGTAAATCGACAGCCTTTAGCAGATATGGTTACCTGTATTGGGGATGGACATGATGGGATTTGGAATATTATTGCCCAGATCTCTATACCTGATAGTCGCTATGAAATCTTGGACTGGTTCCATTTGGTGGAAAACCTGCATAAAATTGAGGCTACAGCTCAACTTTTGACTGGGGTCGAAGCTTTTTTGTGGCGGGGTAATGTAACTGCAGCTATTGCTGAGCTCAATCACTTAGCTAGTCCTCAGAGCATCAATTTTATTGCTTATCTGCACAAGCATCGCCATCGTATTCCTGATTATTGGTATTTCCAAACCGAGCAGATTTGCTCTATTGGTTCTGGCGCAGTGGAATCTGCTGTTAAGCAAATCGCTAGACGCATCAAAATCTCTGGCGCTCAATGGAACCGTGATAATGTGCCACAAGTCCTCAAACACCGTTCTGCTTACCTTAATGGCTCTCTTAACCTTGCCTTGCAAAACTGA
- a CDS encoding SCP2 sterol-binding domain-containing protein: protein MAKFDRHPTVKWWREQSINDRSTSPAVLNSDSLRALCLEAGADDVGFVEIHRSAIADQRADILAAFPPTKTLISFVCRMNRENIRTPVRSATNVEFHANYDRANEVALSIAKTLEQVGVRAMVPGASFPMEMDRFPGKVWVVSHKPVAVAAGLGYMGIHRLVIHPKFGNFISLGTILIDAEVTEYTHPIDYNPCLECKLCVAACPVGAIGADGHFSFSACYTHNYREFMSGFTDWAETIAESKSARDYRQKVSDSESASLWQSLSFKANYKAAYCMAVCPAGEDVIGAFLSDRKAFIQDVVKPLQDKPETIYAIPGSDAETYVARRFPHKTVKRVSSGIRPQSIQGFLFGLPLLFQRERSEGLNAIYHFTFTGSEFYRATVKIQNKTVRVQEGHVGNANLSVTADSRNWLGFLAKEQNLIWALLRGKIRFSGSPKLLQAFGKCFPA, encoded by the coding sequence ATGGCTAAATTCGATCGTCATCCCACAGTAAAATGGTGGCGCGAGCAGTCAATAAATGACCGTTCGACAAGTCCAGCCGTGCTAAATTCAGACTCGTTGAGAGCGCTGTGCTTGGAGGCTGGTGCTGATGATGTGGGATTTGTGGAAATTCACCGATCTGCGATCGCAGATCAACGTGCAGACATCCTGGCTGCCTTTCCACCGACCAAAACCCTGATTAGCTTTGTCTGTCGCATGAATCGGGAAAATATTCGCACTCCAGTTCGGTCTGCAACAAATGTTGAATTTCACGCCAACTACGATCGCGCCAATGAGGTGGCGCTAAGTATTGCCAAAACATTGGAACAGGTCGGAGTAAGGGCAATGGTGCCTGGAGCTAGTTTCCCAATGGAGATGGATCGATTCCCTGGGAAAGTGTGGGTGGTTTCCCATAAGCCAGTTGCGGTTGCCGCAGGCTTGGGATATATGGGAATTCATCGACTGGTCATCCATCCCAAATTTGGCAATTTCATCTCCCTGGGAACGATTTTAATAGATGCAGAAGTGACGGAATATACTCATCCCATCGACTACAATCCCTGCCTGGAGTGCAAGTTATGCGTAGCAGCTTGTCCGGTAGGTGCGATTGGTGCAGATGGGCATTTTAGTTTCTCAGCATGTTACACCCATAATTACCGCGAGTTTATGAGCGGGTTTACCGATTGGGCAGAGACGATCGCTGAAAGTAAGAGCGCCCGCGATTATCGTCAAAAAGTGAGCGATTCTGAATCAGCTTCTCTGTGGCAGAGTTTGTCTTTCAAAGCGAACTATAAAGCCGCCTATTGCATGGCTGTCTGTCCTGCTGGAGAAGATGTAATTGGGGCGTTCTTGAGCGATCGCAAGGCATTTATTCAAGATGTAGTCAAGCCATTACAGGATAAACCCGAAACTATCTATGCGATTCCGGGATCGGACGCGGAAACCTACGTGGCGCGGCGTTTCCCCCATAAAACAGTTAAACGAGTCAGCAGCGGCATTCGCCCCCAGTCGATTCAAGGTTTTCTGTTTGGATTGCCATTGCTATTTCAACGCGAGCGATCGGAGGGATTGAATGCCATTTACCACTTCACATTCACTGGTTCTGAGTTCTATCGTGCAACGGTGAAAATTCAAAATAAAACGGTACGAGTTCAGGAAGGTCATGTAGGGAACGCCAATCTTTCTGTTACGGCGGATAGCAGAAACTGGTTGGGCTTTCTTGCTAAGGAGCAGAATCTAATTTGGGCGTTACTAAGGGGTAAAATTCGCTTCAGCGGCTCTCCTAAGCTACTTCAAGCGTTTGGCAAGTGTTTTCCTGCCTAA
- a CDS encoding MarR family winged helix-turn-helix transcriptional regulator, with translation MRDRLLKAKLAKVGEVPATCMGMHVRRASRIMTQVYDSALRPVGLVLNQFTLLVAIHLAEFTPITRLAQELFTDQTTLTRNLKLLEKRGLVAIAPGEDRRVKLVSLTAEGQAILAQALPLWEQAQAEVMQHFGQQKWQALLSLLSDVTTVN, from the coding sequence ATGAGAGATCGTTTGCTCAAAGCTAAACTTGCCAAGGTAGGCGAGGTGCCTGCAACATGTATGGGTATGCACGTTCGTCGTGCTTCGCGCATTATGACGCAGGTGTATGATTCGGCATTGCGCCCAGTGGGACTGGTGCTAAACCAATTTACGCTGCTGGTAGCGATTCACCTGGCTGAGTTCACGCCAATTACTCGTCTGGCTCAAGAGTTATTTACCGATCAAACCACCTTAACCCGAAATCTCAAGTTATTAGAGAAAAGAGGATTAGTAGCGATCGCACCTGGTGAAGATCGGCGAGTTAAATTAGTATCCCTGACGGCTGAGGGGCAAGCTATTCTGGCTCAAGCGCTCCCACTGTGGGAGCAGGCTCAAGCTGAAGTGATGCAGCACTTTGGACAACAGAAGTGGCAAGCCCTGCTATCTCTATTGTCTGATGTAACAACTGTGAACTAG
- a CDS encoding pyridoxal-phosphate-dependent aminotransferase family protein, whose product MEDKLMLMIPGPTPVPEQALLALAKAPIGHRSGDFSKVMADVTEKLKWLHQTQNDVLILTSSGTGAMEAGIINFLSKGDRVLVGDNGKFGERWGDVCDAYGINAERIKAEWGKPLDPEAFRAKLEADTNKEIKAVIITHSETSTGVANDLETINRHVKAHGQALIIVDAVTSLGAMNVPIDAWGLDVVASGSQKGYMIPPGLGFVAVGPKAWEAYKTANLPRYYLDLGKARKDAAKNSTPFTTSVNMVMALQVTLRMMQTEGLENIFARHLRHRNATRAAVKAMGLTLFADDAAASASITAVIPPEGLDAEKIRATIKKHFDIVMAGGQDHLSGKAFRIGHLGFVNDRDILSAIAALEATVQMLGYEASIPGAGTKAAIQVLHQG is encoded by the coding sequence ATGGAAGATAAATTAATGCTCATGATCCCAGGCCCGACACCAGTGCCCGAACAGGCATTGTTGGCTCTGGCAAAAGCACCAATCGGCCACCGCAGCGGTGACTTTAGTAAGGTCATGGCAGATGTAACCGAGAAATTGAAATGGCTGCACCAAACCCAGAATGACGTGCTGATTCTCACATCCAGCGGAACGGGGGCAATGGAAGCGGGCATCATTAATTTTCTGAGCAAAGGCGATCGCGTTTTAGTTGGAGATAATGGTAAGTTTGGCGAGCGCTGGGGCGATGTCTGCGATGCCTATGGCATTAATGCCGAAAGGATTAAAGCGGAATGGGGTAAGCCATTAGATCCCGAAGCGTTCAGAGCTAAGCTAGAAGCGGATACAAATAAAGAGATCAAGGCTGTAATTATTACCCACAGCGAAACCTCTACGGGTGTAGCCAACGATCTAGAAACGATTAACCGTCATGTCAAAGCCCACGGACAAGCATTGATTATCGTGGATGCCGTGACCAGTCTGGGGGCGATGAACGTGCCGATCGATGCATGGGGTCTGGATGTTGTCGCATCCGGTTCGCAAAAGGGTTACATGATCCCGCCTGGTTTGGGTTTTGTTGCCGTGGGGCCAAAGGCATGGGAAGCATACAAAACCGCGAATCTGCCTCGCTACTACCTGGATTTAGGCAAAGCCCGCAAAGATGCTGCCAAAAACTCCACCCCATTTACCACCTCAGTCAATATGGTGATGGCTTTGCAAGTAACCCTGCGCATGATGCAAACAGAAGGGTTGGAAAATATCTTTGCTCGCCATCTGCGCCATCGCAACGCCACCCGCGCCGCAGTTAAAGCAATGGGACTGACGCTATTTGCAGATGATGCCGCTGCCAGTGCCTCGATTACCGCCGTAATACCACCCGAAGGACTGGATGCGGAAAAAATTCGCGCTACGATTAAAAAGCACTTTGACATCGTGATGGCAGGCGGACAGGATCATCTCTCCGGTAAAGCTTTTCGCATTGGGCATCTCGGCTTTGTCAACGATCGCGATATCCTCAGCGCGATCGCCGCTCTAGAAGCAACCGTGCAAATGTTGGGTTATGAAGCTTCGATCCCAGGCGCTGGCACTAAAGCTGCCATTCAGGTTTTGCATCAGGGATAA
- a CDS encoding nuclear transport factor 2 family protein produces MTVLDRYFELSDRASFDEAAFKELVNLFAEQAEVQPAGGSKVSGREAIEQLYKLFFQMYGKIQHVWSTQKTENGLEATWAIAGLHKDGNVFAVQGIHLAQLDTEGKIRALEVRLATSN; encoded by the coding sequence ATGACCGTTCTGGATAGGTATTTCGAGTTATCAGATCGTGCTAGTTTTGATGAGGCCGCATTTAAAGAATTAGTCAATCTATTTGCCGAGCAAGCTGAAGTTCAGCCTGCCGGAGGTTCTAAAGTTAGTGGCAGAGAAGCGATCGAGCAGCTCTACAAATTGTTTTTCCAGATGTATGGCAAAATCCAGCACGTCTGGTCAACCCAAAAGACGGAAAATGGCTTAGAAGCTACCTGGGCGATCGCAGGTCTTCACAAAGATGGCAATGTATTTGCAGTTCAGGGCATACATTTGGCACAGCTAGATACTGAAGGCAAAATTCGCGCCCTCGAAGTTCGCCTTGCTACTAGTAATTAA